In Amphiprion ocellaris isolate individual 3 ecotype Okinawa chromosome 2, ASM2253959v1, whole genome shotgun sequence, the genomic stretch AAATTGGGGAAGGCTCATTTGGGAAGGCCATCCTGGTCAAATCCAAAGGGGATGGACACCAATATGTCATCAAGGAGATTGGCATATCTGGAGTAAGCTCATGTGCATAATATTACACAGGCTATACAGGCCACTCTGGACTATCTGTTATCACCTTCCTCTGTTACATCTACTATTCGTTACTTTTCCAGATGTCAAGTAAAGAAAGGCAGGAATCTCGAAAAGAAGTTGCTGTTCTTGCCAACATGAGTCATCCCAACATTGTCCAGTATCAGGAATCATTTGAAGGTATTGACAGCATCCAAAGATGGTAGCTTTTGATATGAACCATCCCAGAGGCCATTTATTACAATATTATCGCAATCCACGCTGTGTGCCAACTGCATCTCTTCTGTTTTCAGAGGGGGGCTGTCTGTATATTGTGATGGACTACTGTGAGGGTGGAGACCTGTTCAAAAAGATCAACTCTCAGAAAGGAATTCTTTTCTCAGAAGAGCAAGTAAGTCACTAACTCTGAGAAACTATTTTTATCATCGACGACactacagaggattaagtggtgtatacaTAATGGATGGATCATATCATGATAAGAATTACACTCCTTATCATGAATGTTTAGGATATACCCTTTGACAGCCTTGAAGAGTGAACAACATCTGATTAACTAGTTttgttacatttgtttttaaaacttttattttactaactttgcatattaatatttttagtgtccaagtttcttatttgtggttctacatctttttttcttactgCTATATGTTGTAAGTGAAGCCTCTTTTCGTCAGTGTACTCTGAATTCaaataaaggttgaatgaatgaatatctTCACACCGGTTagtgtttttactgtctgtCCCTCTCCTAGATCCTGGATTGGTTTGTACAGATTTGCTTGGCACTGAAGCACGTGCACGATCGGAAAATCCTCCACAGGGACATCAAATCACAGGTGTTACTTAATGCACCACAAAATCCTCCTTTGAGTGATGATAAGCTGTGTATTTGTCATGTGCTGTCTTATTTACGTCTTCTCTTATTGTCTGCTTAGAACATATTTTTGACCAAAGATGGGACTGTCCAGCTTGGAGATTTTGGAATTGCAAGGGTGCTGAACAGGTATGTTACCTGAAAATATCTCCATATGTTTGTAAAGCCAAAATTTAGGACagttttttcctatttttttcctctctttttcagCACTGTGGAACTGGCAAGAACATGCATAGGAACACCATATTACCTGTCTCCAGAGATCTGCGAAAACAAACcatacaacaacaaaaggtACTTAATGCTCTGGAATACCCTGATTTCATTTAGTTTGTCATTTGTGATGTAAGTTAGTGTTCAGCATTAATCCACCGGACAAGCTTTGTCCCCACTGAATTGTTGCTCATGCAGGATTAGGTGGTGGCTTCAGAGTGATGTAAAGATATCAGGTCTCCTCTTTATTGAGTGAACCTGCTTGTGCATATGTACAGCAGGAAGCTCATATTGATTTcctttttaactattttaagTATGCATGTAATCTAATCCACTTTAGTGACAAacagtgaagtaaatttagCGGCATCTCGctgttttgtgtgaaattttctCAGCAATGAAGTCGCTTTTTTACTCCAGTTTAtaatacagaaagaaaagggcTGTAATGACTGTTGATACCTTGTGGAATGAATGTAAACTTACCCCAGAACTTATCCCTACCTGTCCACTGGTGTGCTGTCTCCTTATTTTCCCTACTTTCCCTCCTTCTGCAGTGATATTTGGGCCCTAGGGTGTGTCCTATATGAAATGTGCACTCTTAAGCATGCAGTAAGTATTCTGTGTGTGAGCTGTTTACTAACATATacatatttaatgtattttgtgcagcaTTGCAGTGCCTTCTTACATACTGAGTTTGATGTAGCCCCTAGATATACTATATGTGAAGTGAGTTACTTTATCTGTCTTATATTCACTCTGTCTTTATAGTTTTATAGTCTTTATAGTCTCAGCCAGTTGCATCTTAATAATCCATGTTTTGCTCCATCGTAGTTTATGATCAAGTATGATTGCCTGCAGTAATTTCTATGTAGTGCTTTgaactgtgtatgtgtgtctgtgtttcttctTAGTTTGAGGCTGGCAACATGAAGAACTTAGTTCTGAAGATAATTCGTGGCTCATACCCTCCCGTGTCTGTTCACTACTCCCAAGAACTACGTTCTCTCTTGGCACAGCTGTTTAAACGCAACCCTCGAGAGAGGCCTTCAGTCAGCAGCATACTGGACAAACCTTTCCTCTCCTGTAGGATAGAAAAGTTTCTCACACCACAGGTACAATACACAGTTAGTTGTCATCAACACAGTCATAccaaaatatcatttttttcatgccttgatttattttgagattttgagatattttgctTCCACAACATGGAGACTTTCAGACCAATAGAAAGAAATCATccagaaaaatactttttaagcCAGATATCCCTACTTCAATAGCATTTATAGACACcaaatgtttcagttttattcctGTCTATGCTTTAccatctatatttttatttttacatatcattTGTAGCCTGATTTATAGAgcattttattcataaaaacatGCTGGAAATAGTATATTTCTGACTGTTGACAGTATTGTCAGATTTATGGAGTAATAAAGGGGTATTCAAAATCATGGTAAAAACATTTGactcaaaaattttgaaattgCCTCAATCAGAGCAGTGTTCTGCTCCTGAAATTAATGCAAAGTGTACATTTATATATCATTTGCATATTCAGACagaaaatttcagaaaatgtgaaattgcagAATAATCTTTGCCTTAATGTAGGTAATCAGCTGGGAAATTTTCACGGTGATATCcatcagttttaaaatgtaaacctATTCACCTGCAGTGTCTCTGTTTAAAAACCTTTGGTCTCATTTCAGATTATTGCTCAGGAATTCCGCCATACTTTTCTTCACAAGCAGCCTAAAGTGGGTGTGGCGCAGGTGCCACCAGGTAAGCAAACTCTTTGTAGTTTCACGCATCACCGTCAGCCACAGCATCTGTTTTAGACTCTACCACTAGgagtcaaaaacagacaaaagctgtCTTCCAGAAAGGGACAAAATGTTATTGTTTAATACATACATTGTATATAATTATGAGTTAAACAAGTTGCAGTGCCTTAACAGAATATATTTCGAAGTAAAATGGAATATGTGACCAGAATGCATTTAGGAAAGCATATGTTGAAATCCTTAAGACTGTTCTTGTCTTGGCAAATACCAAGTGTGTTGCAAAGCTATGAAGGGATTAAGAGTTTTGGAGGATTGTTGGTCTTTAAACACACATCcctttcctacattatcaaatCAGGAGGTGAAAAATGGAGGAGAAATGAATAATTAGACCTCAGCCGCAAATGCCACATTCTGTGATGTTGTTCTGCGAGCTACTACAACCCACACTGTATTTACTGTATGGATTTGACAGTAGTTTTAAAGGAACCTAAGCTCCTTCATCAGTACTGTGAGGAGCTGAGTCATTTCCAGTCTTTACTGTTAACCTCTGTAGTTACCAGACATCTGCTATTATATAGTGactcagaaaaatgttttttcatgttttacaacTTCTTATTCCATTGCACTCTTCCAGCCCAGAAGATTACAAAACCAGCCACCAAATATGGAGTGCCTTTAACTGTGAGGAAGATGTCAGACGGAGCCAAAAAGCCTGCAGAGAGGAAACCAGCTGTAAAACATAAACCGGTTAGTAGGCTGTTGATACTGATCACAAGTTGTTACGATTCTTGAGCTTCAACCATGATTtctattcatttattaatttgctGTGGGTGTTGAAAAGCTCTGTTTAGTGTTGAGTTCCTCGTCTGGTATGACAGAGGCCTTtcccatttgtgtgtgtttttacatcatACTGTGTTGGCAACCTCTGAACCCTAGTGTCATATGTTGCTCAGGCCCCTCTCCCAGCAGCCCCCCAGAGAAGAGTGAGTCAAgtggaggaagagaggaaaaaacacgAGGTACAGCTGAGAGCCCCATATAACTTGTATTCCCTAATAGATTCCCCTCCCTCTTCTCTCCCCATTCACCCACACATGAAGGTCCCTTCTTATCAGCATTTTCCGTTCTTTCCCCTACTCATTACGCTTGATCTCCATCTTCGCCTGTGTTCCACTACTGGAGTGTTGTGCCTGATTTAGCTTCTCTCTTTTAACCGAACTCTTCCCTCTTCGCCTCCTTGCCCTGTGACAGAGCAGTCCTGCTGTCTCCTGCCTCAAAGCGGGTGACTTTAAGATGTCTTTTGTGTCCTTGAAGTGCTTTTGTCTTATTCAACAGGATGGCATCAGAAAGAAAAGAATGGAACTGATtgagaaagaaaggaaacagaGAGAGCAGGTGAGCATATTGTTTGGTCTCTTTGTAAAATATTCTGATAGTTTTAACAGCAGATAGTTTTCTGATCTCTGTGTCCTTCAGATGTACCTGTTGAAAGCAGAACAAATAAAGAGATATGAAAAGGAAAAGGTGGGTGAGTTTATTCCTTGTGGGTACAattcttctgcttctttcacattttggtgCCATAAAAATCTTTGAAAGGGTAATTTTACTGCATGTCCAGTGTCCAGGGGGCTTAGCCCTGTGTCTGACTATCGTCTGCCAGATGACTGATCTGGGTTCTGCAAACCATCATGTAATTCAAACACTCTACAGGCTCAAGCTAAAACTTAATAAAATCTGAACATATGGTTTCTTACAGATCAATCGAATAAACCAAGCCAGAGAACAAGGCTGGAAGCATGTCTTGAGTTCTAGTGGAGGTAGCAGCCCAGAGAGGAAGGTGAAGCatctacatttcctttttttaatcatagaATATGCTGTTCAACATacaatattttacaataatattattattttatggttACATTattgcaaaacaacaaatcaattGTTAAACAGCTTCTGACTCACAAAattcttttgtcttttaatcTCAGTGCTTTGTAGGAGGTAGAAAAAGGGCTGCAGGTGCTGGCTCTTCTGTCCCAGGCTCTGTTCAGGGTCCTGCTGCAGGTCCTATCCCCAGCAAAAGCCCTTATGAACACTACCATGCTGCTCTGGACCAAATGGCTAAACCACAGCCTAAAGACATCAGCAGAGAGGGATCCTCAGCAGGACCAGGCAGTCCCATTCGGTAAGTTCACATACCCCCTGTTTTCcctattttttacagttaaggGGTGTTAAATAGTTGTTGTAACACTATTGTATCTGTGTAGTAGAAGTGTaccagctgctgctggcccAGTGCTGCTCAATGGTCCTGCCCGCCGCATAAACCATGATGCAATCAAGAGAGAACTCCAAATGCTGCAGCATGTTTCCAGGCAAGCTCATATTAGTAGGTCAGTGAGTCAATAAATCAAACATCTGGATTGAAACAGTGTGTGCTCGCTCTTCTGACAGTGTGAAGGATAGTGAGAATGTTTGTTATTGTATTCTGTTTTTAGGCAGCGTGGTCAGATGGCAGCTGAACGGGCCTGTCAGGTTGAGGAGTTCTTGCAGCGGAAGAGAGAAGCAATGCTGAATAAAGTGCGAGCTGAAGGACAGCTGGTATGTAGTGTGACGTATATTGTAATTTATGGGTAACCCTCTTATGTAAATGCAGAATTATTACACATTGAACTCTGGGTGTTATTTTATATGGACTGAGATaaacagtgatgctgatgtCTTATAGCAAATATTATTAATGTTAAAGCTCCATTAGGCAGTTTTTCTGATATTAATGCTGAACCAAATGGCCTGTTGTAACCCCCTGAGAATCAGCAACCTTGCTGCCACTTTTATCTTATCATTTTGGTTTGCTGATACATGATGTCAAGACCCTCTGGCTAGACTGTTTGACAGTTCAAATGTAATGTTCACTTGgctttatttctgtttgctAATACATGAATCCATCAAATAGGACGCATAAACTCTGTTTTGAAGCTCTTCTGCCCTCCAATGGTAGCAATGTGCTATGAGCTGCACATCCACATGAGATTTCACTTATTCTGGATGATTCCACTCTTCGTCCAgtctgctttgatttgtacaaaCCATTTAATTGACTAGCTTTGGTCTATTTGTTGAGGCCAGACAAATctagatttatttttctgattagtTTACCAAATCTGGTGATCTCATCAACACAGATGTGCCTGTCTGATCTGATCAGCCAAAGTAACAGAAATTGATAGTCTGACATCACATTTGGCTCTACATGCAGCCATTTGACTCAGtataattctttttttaaaaaaaagtgctaaTTTAGCTTTAATTGTATTCTGGCCCCAACTGGTGATCATTGCAGTTAGATGTAAGGGCCTCCGTCCTTCTAAAGTGTGGTTAAATTGAACGGTAAACAGGGTACTCGGCAAAACCTGACTGCAATCTTTGGAAACCGGGCTGGTGGAGTTCGGTGCAGGAGACCTAAAGCcaacagagaggaggaggtagGAGCCCAGACTTGAATGCCTCACTCATAGCACGTCTCATATGTCTGCACAAAACCCCCTCTGACACACCCATACTTCAGTCCACCGGGTCATGACTACTCCCTGTGTAATATGTGGTGTACCACTGTCCAGTGTGAAGCTGTTTATTTATCCCAATAAAGCCTGTTGTCCCATTTCAAATAACCATCTCAGTTTTGAGTTGTgttacaggtttttatttttttgcttttgatggAATATATACTTAAATGCTTTATTTGTGGCACTGTTAATGCAAATGTAAACCTTTTGTCCTATTTGAATGGCTAATTTGTTGATGTATTACTGCTGATATCGAATTATGTTTTGTTATGTTACATGCTGTTTATTAATGCTAATTAAGCAtgggatttatttttattttccatgagCATGTCTGCTGTAATCACTGCTATACTCTACCTTCTGTGTCTGCTCAGAGATGTTCAGCAGTTCACCATTCAGTGtgtaacatttctgtgtttgttctcaGGAGTACTTGGCAAGACTGAGGCAGATCCGCTTGCAGAACTTCAATGAGCGTCAGCAGATCAAAGCCCGACTGAGGGGAGAGAAGGTACATTCTTCCACTCTTAGAATCTGAGATTGCCTGTAATGAAAGTGCTTTCAGttctttctgacattttgtctcTGGGCCttctgttggtgtgtgtttcaGTATGACAGCGATGGTTCTGACAGCCAGGAGTCCAGTGAGGAGGCAGAGCTCAGGAGAAAGAAGATAGAAGCTTTAAAAGTGAGTCTACAAGTTGCACAAAGCAATCACAATTTTGAATATGCAATACTTATTTGAAAACCTTCCTTGTAAAGCTCTTTTCACTGAACACAATGACAAGTAAAGACAGAGACAGTGGCAATTATTGTAAGACACGCCCTTCCTGACTACCTTTATTGAGGATTGGAAGGTTAGAGATGTCGGGTTGAACAAGTAATcgatttcaaatcaaaaatcGCAATTTGTAACAGTACAACTGCCTAAACACAAACggtgcattttaaaatatacgAGCTGTGGCTATTAAATCATTCGACTAATTCTAtaaattaattcttttttttttttttttttaatttagtcagATTGAAACATTCAGGGGCTGTTTATGCATACCCACTGATCAATGTATTCTACATAGTTTAGGCTGCACGCTGTGGTTGCACTGACATAAGCCCAGGTTCATTATTTAATAACCCCACCTTATGCAATTTGCAGCTTGTCTGACCCAGGGTTTAAACTGTGGTGTCATTGGTTTTACAATTTCATGCTGGCCTCCTTGTCTCACAGTCACGCTTTTGATGGTATCTCGTGGTAAATCTCCATcgcatgttttaaatctgttacaCAGCAAATATTGAACTGCAGCCTAACTTAAAAAATTATGTTACGAATCACATCACATTATCTgccagaaaaatcacaattggATACATTCCTCAAATCACTCAGCCCTAACTAGATGTTCAACCGGCATGAGAAACTTGCCGGTTGTCGCAAAACCTTATACATGGAACTCTTATTTTGATCATCAGCACGTTTGCTCAGGATTTCATTAATCTGTATTTCTATGGATGTATATGCACTTGCCAGGCTCAAGCAAATGCCCGTGCTGCTGTACTGAAAGAGCAGctagagaagaagaggaaagaagcatacgagagagagaagagagctTGGGAGGACCATGTAAGTTTTCATTCTTTGTTCCGCTCTAACGTTTCTTTATACATGCTCTAATCTTGGCTATTGTGTATTGTAAAAGCTTGCTGCTCGGGGAGTGAAGGTCGGCCTTTCAGCAGGAAGCGTGGCAGCGGTGGCAGCAGTAGCAGTATCATCTACCTCTGACAGTCCTCCTCCACAGCCCAGCTCCTCTCAACCAGACCCAGCTGCCAAAGCTCTAGTCCTGCTTGCATCCAAACCCACCACTCCTGCTATATCCATGACTGCTGCCCTGAAGAATGTTGGAGCAGTCAGTATATATTTACAAACTGCATCACACTCTAGTATTGTTTGAGTATGTATCCCCTGGCTAtataaaatttacattttgtgtttggcaGATTACTCCATTAAAAGAAAGCTTACCTGAACCAGAGACTTCTTCTGTGATCCAGGTGAGTTGATTATTTGTTTAGAATcatcagaattatttattagcaTAACAATGAGCTGGTAAATGGACAAGACTGTGCTCTCTATGTTTACATTTAGCACTAACAGATCCTGTTATTTATTGCTTCCCTTCTAACAGAGTGAGAAAAAGAAGATTCTGTGCAGACTTAACCAGAACCTAAAAGCCCAGACCCCagtggaggaggtggaagagTCGCTTCCAGCCCCTGCAGTCCCAAGTCCTGTTCCCCAACAGACCCAGTCTGACACAGAGAAACGCCCATCTTCCAACGGAGACCGTAAGAAGTGGGAAGCAGCAGAACTGCCTGTACTTCTTGTGGCTCAGCAAACCTTAGAGGAGACATGTGCAACAACAAGTGAGTCACACCCTCACAGGACAAAACTTTTAAGTCACAGTGAAGACAGATTACCAAGAATACACTATATTGTTACTGTTTTCTGTGTCATACCCTGACAATACTACAtgctgttttgaaagaaaaaaagtacataCATTAGTTCTACTATTTCATGCTTTTAGAAGCAATTTTGCTCACTTTTCCCTGTGTCATTCACTCTTTAGCCACTTTCCAGCCAGTTTCCCCACAAAATAGACCATCATCTGGTGGGGACAGGAAGAAGTGGGAGGCAGGAGTTCCACTTGTCCTCGCTGTTGCCCAACAAACTCCAGGGGAGACATCCATCACGACCACCGGTGAGTGTTCTCCCTGAGTGAGACCAAGTGTATATTTCCTGAATACTGTAGGTGTAGTTTATTCTAAATCCACTTGCTCTCTTGCTATCTGTTTCATCTCAGAGCAAACAGTGGGTGAAGTTGTAGTGACGGGTAGGCTGGAGGAAGAAGCTTCCAGGAAGGTGTGGAGAGCCAGTCCAGATTCTCTGGTGTTAAGAGTACTtcaggaggcagagcctcagcCTGTCACCCAGCAGCTGGAGAATGTCACCACATGTGAAGAGGAGTTTTCTAGTCCTGGTTAGTCTCAATTCAGTCTTGATGTTCCCGGTATACACTCAGAAGCAGAAGTCGGGTAAACCTTAATTAActtagggctgcaactatcgATGAAttgcctgagcacgatacgtcatcaaaagcagaagtgagcgCACAATATTGTCAGTATGACTATTTGACAGCTCTTAAAAATCCTGCTGTTTAATTGCAAATGTCAGGGTACTGCATGGAGTATGTGTTGAAATTGTTTAATTACAGGTAGTGCCTATGATCTGCTATGTATATATTCACTCATTATGTCTATATCTCTCACAGATAAGCCTAGCCAGGCAGCCACAGCAGCTGACATTGTGAAGATCCCCAGAGATGCTTTGGTCTGTGCTGTGGATCAGAGGAATGCAGCAACAAATGAGGCTTCACTTCAGGAAAAATCTGTGACtggagcaaagaaaacagtgacacaGCCACCCAACCTTCCTCAGGGTTAGTATGTCACTCCGCCTGATATTGATCAGATACCTTGCTGTGTATTTTGAACTCAGTGAAATCCAATCTGGCTTGAATTCCTTTTAGATCCAGCTGACCTGGAGTCGTTGGTTTTGGAAGAGGGTCTTAAACAGTCCTCACATCCCCAAGCTGAGGTGCAGCAAGCATGGGAGCAGGAAGCCCATCGGTAAAAATGACTATTATCTTTCCAAATtattaaaatctgaaattttgAACTGTTGTAGATAAGGTAGCATCtatatttagaaatgttttagattctccagaaaaataaaatactgagaTTTTAATTAGGTTTGAACATTTGAAGGCATCGTTTGTACGATTGAGAGCGTGTTACTCTTACAGGCCACCAGAGGGCATTACAAGACCAACAGACACCAAGGAAACTGAGAAGCATGCAAAGAAACCAA encodes the following:
- the nek1 gene encoding serine/threonine-protein kinase Nek1 isoform X1 codes for the protein MDKYEKVKKIGEGSFGKAILVKSKGDGHQYVIKEIGISGMSSKERQESRKEVAVLANMSHPNIVQYQESFEEGGCLYIVMDYCEGGDLFKKINSQKGILFSEEQILDWFVQICLALKHVHDRKILHRDIKSQNIFLTKDGTVQLGDFGIARVLNSTVELARTCIGTPYYLSPEICENKPYNNKSDIWALGCVLYEMCTLKHAFEAGNMKNLVLKIIRGSYPPVSVHYSQELRSLLAQLFKRNPRERPSVSSILDKPFLSCRIEKFLTPQIIAQEFRHTFLHKQPKVGVAQVPPAQKITKPATKYGVPLTVRKMSDGAKKPAERKPAVKHKPAPLPAAPQRRVSQVEEERKKHEDGIRKKRMELIEKERKQREQMYLLKAEQIKRYEKEKINRINQAREQGWKHVLSSSGGSSPERKCFVGGRKRAAGAGSSVPGSVQGPAAGPIPSKSPYEHYHAALDQMAKPQPKDISREGSSAGPGSPIRRSVPAAAGPVLLNGPARRINHDAIKRELQMLQHVSRQAHISRQRGQMAAERACQVEEFLQRKREAMLNKVRAEGQLGTRQNLTAIFGNRAGGVRCRRPKANREEEEYLARLRQIRLQNFNERQQIKARLRGEKYDSDGSDSQESSEEAELRRKKIEALKAQANARAAVLKEQLEKKRKEAYEREKRAWEDHLAARGVKVGLSAGSVAAVAAVAVSSTSDSPPPQPSSSQPDPAAKALVLLASKPTTPAISMTAALKNVGAITPLKESLPEPETSSVIQSEKKKILCRLNQNLKAQTPVEEVEESLPAPAVPSPVPQQTQSDTEKRPSSNGDRKKWEAAELPVLLVAQQTLEETCATTTTFQPVSPQNRPSSGGDRKKWEAGVPLVLAVAQQTPGETSITTTEQTVGEVVVTGRLEEEASRKVWRASPDSLVLRVLQEAEPQPVTQQLENVTTCEEEFSSPDKPSQAATAADIVKIPRDALVCAVDQRNAATNEASLQEKSVTGAKKTVTQPPNLPQDPADLESLVLEEGLKQSSHPQAEVQQAWEQEAHRPPEGITRPTDTKETEKHAKKPTESSGLTQCEEPLFIKLCSPAHRRTAALAILSAQSSMDESSSSLASRSRSVSPLRSKHQDALLIGLSTGMFDANNPKMLRTCSLPDLSRLFSPQKDTAVASGANAAPDNNLEIEDLDEAAKDDDQSENEDAYEDEDLRDIRASMERLLQEEGDIMRSSAEVGAGDFNGNPPETGDQELFNRIAAEVDQDNNKMAVDDDEDDDDEEEGEDDDDEEEDEEGEEEEEEDEEECSNGSPGDEEAGELLTNGVGEENHSNTSQLNEEWHSDGSSEDQVGEAEHHDSIFSRLEELRFNLEQQMGFEKFIEAYNKIKAIHEDEDENIDLGSSLVLNILGTEHQHLYPNILHLVMADGAYQEDNDE